The region CGTGATCCTGGCCCCGCTTCCAGCGCTTGCCGCGCCGGATGCCGAAACAGCTTTCATTTTCAACAGCCTGTCCTTTCTGGTGCATGGCTTTATCGTCATGCTCATGGCGGCTGGATTCTGCATGCTTGAGGTCGGCCTCGTACGGTCCAAGAACGCGACGGTTCAGTCCACCAAGAATATCGGTCTTTATTCCATCGCCGGCCTGATGTACTGGCTTTGCGGCTACAACCTCATGTATATGGATGTATCGGGCTATATTGGCACGGTGCTGCCCTGGTCGCCTGCAGATGCGTCCATAACCGATGCCGGATATACAGGGGATGGCACGGATTATGCCGCCTCCTCGGACTGGTTTTTCCAGATGGTGTTTGTCGCCGCCGCCGCCTCGATCGTATCAGGTGCCGTCGCCGAACGTGTCAAACTGACAACATTTCTTATCTTCTCCGCTGTTTTGACGGGGATCATCTATCCTATTCAGGGTTCCTGGACATGGGGTGGCGGCTGGCTCAGTGAGATGGGCTTCAGTGACTTTGCCGGGTCCACCATCGTTCACTCTGTTGGTGGCTGGGCCGCGCTCACCGGTGCGATCATCATCGGCGCACGCAAAGGCAAGTACACAGCTGACGGGGGTATCCGCCCCATGCCAGGATCCAATCTGCCGCTGGCGACACTGGGGACGTTCATTCTCTGGTTCGGCTGGTTTGGCTTCAATGGCGGCTCCCAGCTGGCCATGGGCTCGGCGGCGGATGTCGCGGCTATCGCCAATATCTTCGTCAATACGAATATCGCGGCTGCCGCCGGTGTCGTGGTTGCCATCCTCGCAACGCAAATCCTCTATGGAAAGATCGACCTGACCATGGCGCTGAACGGCGCACTGGGCGGGCTGGTTGCCATCACGGCCGAACCGCTTGCGCCGACGCCGATGCTTTCGGCTTTCATCGGCGGTGTCGGGGCTCTCCTGGTGGTGATCACCGTTCCTCTCCTGGACAAGTTCAAGATTGATGATGTTGTGGGGGCCATTCCGGTTCACCTTGTGGCCGGTATCTGGGGCACGCTTGCCGTGTGTATTTCAGGCGGGGCC is a window of Alphaproteobacteria bacterium LSUCC0684 DNA encoding:
- a CDS encoding ammonium transporter, with protein sequence MLRSRFAKFAGPASLGVILAPLPALAAPDAETAFIFNSLSFLVHGFIVMLMAAGFCMLEVGLVRSKNATVQSTKNIGLYSIAGLMYWLCGYNLMYMDVSGYIGTVLPWSPADASITDAGYTGDGTDYAASSDWFFQMVFVAAAASIVSGAVAERVKLTTFLIFSAVLTGIIYPIQGSWTWGGGWLSEMGFSDFAGSTIVHSVGGWAALTGAIIIGARKGKYTADGGIRPMPGSNLPLATLGTFILWFGWFGFNGGSQLAMGSAADVAAIANIFVNTNIAAAAGVVVAILATQILYGKIDLTMALNGALGGLVAITAEPLAPTPMLSAFIGGVGALLVVITVPLLDKFKIDDVVGAIPVHLVAGIWGTLAVCISGGASFGVQLTGIIAIGVFVTVTSAIIWYVLKAIMGLRPSEEDEVSGLDLSECGLESYPDFTRQS